One window of Cryobacterium arcticum genomic DNA carries:
- a CDS encoding NADPH-dependent oxidoreductase, with amino-acid sequence MLTRLTRRRRASRLCENAHMPNTHAGQTDRVGHTPFVDLTPPGDPVAHRYGEPGGTGGTILPPTIELQLNHRSVRKFLTEPVSDAQIDLVITAAQSASQSSNLQVWSVVAVRDDDRKRRISAAIGRQSYVEDSSVFLVWVADFRRAANVAEAQGASAETLGYIENTLVTAVDSGIAAQNALLAAESLGLGGVFVGALRSNPAAIIQELGLPDYTFPLFGVALGYPDPSERAGIKPRLPRTAVLHQERYDPTAWLAAAEVYEDRLQEYFAEHGRDNYSWADTLTKRISTVDGLHGRDSIRGALEAQGFASE; translated from the coding sequence GTGTTGACGAGGCTCACTCGGCGTCGGCGGGCCAGCCGCCTTTGCGAGAATGCTCACATGCCCAATACCCATGCCGGCCAGACCGACCGCGTCGGCCACACCCCGTTTGTCGACCTGACGCCGCCTGGTGATCCGGTCGCACACCGATACGGCGAACCGGGCGGCACCGGTGGGACGATCCTGCCGCCGACGATCGAGCTGCAACTGAATCACCGTTCCGTGCGCAAATTCCTGACCGAACCGGTCAGCGACGCCCAGATCGACCTCGTCATCACGGCCGCGCAATCCGCCTCTCAGTCGTCCAACCTTCAGGTGTGGAGCGTCGTGGCCGTTCGGGACGACGACCGGAAACGGCGGATCTCTGCTGCCATCGGCCGCCAGTCGTACGTCGAGGACAGCTCGGTCTTCCTGGTCTGGGTCGCGGACTTTCGTCGTGCGGCGAACGTTGCCGAAGCCCAGGGCGCGAGCGCTGAGACCCTCGGTTACATCGAAAACACCCTCGTCACCGCCGTCGATTCAGGTATCGCAGCTCAGAACGCCCTCCTGGCGGCCGAGTCGCTGGGCCTGGGCGGGGTGTTCGTCGGCGCGCTGCGCAGCAACCCGGCGGCCATCATCCAGGAGCTCGGCCTGCCCGACTACACCTTCCCGTTGTTCGGGGTGGCGCTCGGGTATCCCGACCCGTCGGAACGGGCCGGAATCAAGCCTCGCTTGCCGCGGACGGCGGTCCTGCACCAGGAGCGGTACGACCCCACAGCCTGGCTCGCGGCCGCCGAGGTGTACGAAGACCGACTGCAGGAGTATTTCGCCGAACACGGCCGAGACAATTACAGCTGGGCGGACACCCTGACCAAGCGGATCAGCACCGTCGACGGCCTGCACGGCCGCGATTCCATCCGCGGGGCGCTCGAGGCGCAAGGCTTCGCGTCCGAGTAG
- a CDS encoding alpha/beta hydrolase: MTDTLRRSIRATPARSRTDSPPSLADADLTFRAAALPQGTAPSVPAEPAPLLLVLPGGSYREHADHEGTVIADWLSGIGLNALVVRYPVDPHRYPSGLARVQDVLIAARTGALELDIDRSRIGVVGFSAGGHVAALLSTGIASAPVPPEGRVDLSILSYPVISMTHEPHSESLASLLGDRDTLDNRRALSADTLVDAHTPPTFLWHTADDGGVPVSHSLRYASALAAHNVPFDLHVFERGDHGKGLGHGLGPLQAWSALCEAWLGEHGWVPAG, from the coding sequence ATGACCGACACGCTCCGCCGCTCCATTCGTGCCACCCCCGCGCGTTCCCGCACCGATTCCCCGCCGTCCCTGGCGGATGCCGACCTCACGTTCCGGGCCGCCGCCCTGCCGCAGGGAACCGCCCCGTCGGTGCCGGCCGAACCCGCGCCGCTGCTGCTGGTTCTGCCGGGGGGCTCGTACCGCGAGCATGCCGACCACGAGGGAACGGTGATCGCCGACTGGCTCTCGGGGATCGGCCTCAACGCCCTGGTGGTGCGTTATCCGGTGGATCCGCACCGGTACCCGAGTGGCCTCGCCCGGGTGCAGGACGTGCTCATCGCCGCCCGGACGGGTGCGCTGGAGCTGGACATCGACCGCAGCCGAATCGGCGTGGTCGGCTTCTCGGCCGGCGGCCATGTGGCCGCGCTGCTCTCCACGGGCATCGCCTCGGCCCCGGTGCCCCCGGAGGGCCGGGTCGACCTGTCGATCCTCTCCTACCCGGTCATCTCGATGACCCACGAGCCGCACTCCGAGTCGCTCGCGAGCCTCCTCGGCGACCGGGACACCCTCGACAACCGGCGCGCGCTCAGCGCCGACACCCTGGTGGATGCGCACACCCCGCCGACGTTCCTCTGGCACACCGCAGACGACGGCGGAGTGCCGGTCAGCCATTCGCTGCGCTACGCCAGCGCCCTCGCTGCCCACAATGTGCCCTTCGACCTGCATGTCTTCGAGCGCGGCGACCACGGCAAGGGCCTCGGCCACGGCCTCGGGCCGCTCCAGGCCTGGAGTGCGTTGTGCGAGGCCTGGCTTGGCGAGCACGGCTGGGTGCCCGCCGGCTAG
- a CDS encoding LacI family DNA-binding transcriptional regulator — MANITDVARVAGVSISTVSYALSGKRPIADATKTRIAQAVTELGYRPNAGARMLAGSRTNIFALTAPMHEDTHPPALMSFVLSVVTAARSYDYDVLLLTEGEATTGLRRVVSSSLVDGIIMLDVTVEDERIDVIRELGLPTTLIGIPHDTEGLTCVDLDFEGAARLAVSRLVALGHTSIGLMGHAEALYERGSNYAPRFRDAFLAAGSDAGIQTAFHTTVATRPGVEESLDGLRAQLPGMTALVLNCNENIHGILLEVLREREVAVPEALSIVSACSSFSTDHFLPPMDVIPLPSQESGRRAVELAIQQIAGFADPHVELIAPVYHRKSSTAPPAATVAA, encoded by the coding sequence ATGGCCAACATCACCGACGTAGCCCGCGTCGCCGGTGTGTCCATCAGCACCGTGTCCTACGCCCTCTCCGGTAAGCGCCCGATCGCGGACGCCACCAAGACCCGGATCGCCCAGGCCGTCACCGAGCTCGGCTACCGGCCCAACGCCGGAGCCCGGATGCTCGCCGGCTCCCGCACCAACATCTTCGCGCTCACCGCCCCGATGCACGAGGACACCCACCCGCCGGCGCTGATGTCCTTCGTGCTGTCGGTCGTCACCGCGGCCCGCAGCTATGACTACGACGTGCTGCTGCTCACCGAGGGCGAAGCGACGACGGGCCTGCGCCGGGTGGTCTCGAGCTCGCTGGTCGACGGCATCATCATGCTCGACGTCACCGTGGAAGACGAGCGGATCGACGTCATCCGCGAACTCGGCCTGCCCACCACCCTGATCGGCATCCCGCACGACACCGAGGGGCTCACCTGTGTCGACCTCGACTTCGAGGGGGCCGCGCGACTGGCCGTCAGTCGCCTCGTGGCTCTCGGGCACACCTCGATCGGCCTGATGGGCCACGCGGAGGCGCTCTACGAACGGGGCTCCAACTACGCCCCGCGCTTCCGCGATGCGTTCCTCGCTGCCGGGAGCGACGCGGGGATCCAGACGGCGTTCCACACCACCGTCGCCACCCGTCCCGGCGTCGAGGAATCCCTGGACGGCCTGCGGGCCCAGCTGCCGGGCATGACCGCCCTGGTGCTCAACTGCAACGAGAACATCCACGGCATCCTGCTGGAGGTGCTGCGCGAGCGCGAGGTAGCCGTGCCCGAGGCGCTCTCGATCGTCTCGGCCTGCTCCAGCTTCTCCACCGACCACTTCCTTCCACCCATGGATGTCATCCCCCTGCCCTCCCAGGAATCCGGGCGGCGGGCCGTCGAGCTCGCCATCCAGCAGATCGCCGGATTCGCCGACCCCCACGTCGAACTGATTGCTCCGGTGTACCACCGGAAGAGTTCGACGGCCCCGCCGGCCGCAACCGTGGCCGCGTAG
- a CDS encoding ABC transporter substrate-binding protein codes for MKKSKILSAVAAIGVSAVLLSGCSGGTGGTGDSAGGKVTLDFWSWAPNTQSLVDTWNAANPDIQVNYTDAGGGKDSSAKLLTASRAGNAPDVAAVEYPTLPSLIVADVPLDITDLVSDVTDKYDEGTLSQTTFDGHIFGLPQDIGPMAFFYRSDLLEQWGIPVPTTWAEFKTAAAAVRAADPSAYLASLPADQWAFYAGVANQAGSKWWSVKDNTWTVGIADDASLEVADFFQGLVDEDLISTDPILTPEWNAKANSGTMLSWPAGLWAPGVIEGVAPDTVGKWSMSAFPEWTPGDPAVAYQGGSSVIVTKDSDHPEEAAKFIKWLNASEEGANLLLTVQNAYPAAISGQEDAKASAPPALMPQQTDFYELAAKVSANAIPVTWGPNVNVAESAFTDELNKAINAGTPWRDAFTAVQKIVVADMTKSGFEISNK; via the coding sequence ATGAAGAAAAGCAAGATTCTCTCCGCGGTCGCGGCCATCGGCGTGAGTGCCGTCCTGCTCAGCGGATGCTCCGGCGGAACCGGCGGTACCGGCGACAGCGCCGGCGGGAAGGTGACCCTGGACTTCTGGTCGTGGGCCCCCAACACCCAGAGCCTCGTCGACACCTGGAACGCCGCCAACCCCGACATCCAGGTCAACTACACCGATGCCGGCGGCGGAAAAGACTCCTCCGCGAAGTTGCTCACGGCCAGCCGGGCCGGAAACGCCCCGGACGTCGCGGCCGTCGAATACCCGACCCTGCCGTCCCTCATCGTGGCCGACGTGCCGTTGGACATCACCGACCTCGTCTCCGATGTGACCGACAAGTACGACGAGGGCACCCTCTCGCAGACCACGTTCGACGGCCACATCTTCGGACTCCCGCAGGACATCGGCCCGATGGCCTTCTTCTACCGGTCCGACCTGCTCGAGCAGTGGGGCATCCCGGTCCCCACCACCTGGGCCGAGTTCAAGACCGCCGCCGCGGCCGTGCGCGCGGCCGACCCGAGCGCCTACCTCGCCTCGCTGCCGGCCGACCAGTGGGCGTTCTACGCCGGTGTCGCCAACCAGGCCGGCTCCAAGTGGTGGTCGGTGAAGGACAACACCTGGACCGTCGGCATCGCCGACGACGCCTCCCTCGAGGTCGCGGACTTCTTCCAGGGCCTCGTCGACGAAGACCTGATCTCGACCGACCCCATCCTCACCCCGGAGTGGAACGCCAAGGCCAACAGCGGCACCATGCTCTCCTGGCCGGCCGGCCTGTGGGCGCCCGGTGTGATCGAGGGGGTTGCTCCCGACACCGTCGGCAAGTGGTCCATGTCCGCCTTCCCCGAGTGGACCCCCGGAGACCCCGCGGTCGCCTACCAGGGCGGCTCCTCGGTCATCGTGACCAAGGACTCGGACCACCCCGAGGAAGCCGCGAAGTTCATCAAGTGGCTCAACGCCAGCGAAGAAGGCGCCAACCTGCTGCTGACCGTGCAGAACGCCTACCCGGCAGCCATCTCCGGCCAGGAAGACGCCAAGGCCAGTGCCCCGCCGGCCCTGATGCCGCAGCAGACCGACTTCTACGAGCTCGCCGCGAAGGTCTCGGCCAACGCCATCCCCGTCACCTGGGGCCCCAACGTGAACGTCGCCGAAAGCGCGTTCACCGACGAGCTGAACAAGGCCATCAACGCGGGAACCCCGTGGCGTGACGCGTTCACCGCGGTGCAGAAGATCGTCGTGGCCGACATGACGAAGTCCGGCTTCGAGATCAGCAACAAGTAG
- a CDS encoding carbohydrate ABC transporter permease, giving the protein MTLTPAPPAAVVAQTRTAPPRKRSRSRTRFAPYLFVGPAVVLFVLFMLVPIIYAAYLSFTSYKIQGGGILGTKSLVFAGFDNYVSVLTDPALASGFWHLGLYSAIAVPLTLGLALLFALLLDTPGVRATRFGQTAIFIPYAVPGVIAALLWGFMYLPSTSPFSYITKALGWGPIPFLESSGIFGSIANIAVWGGVGFNMIIIYTSLRSIPAEIYEAARIDGANERQIALRVKIPLVIPALLLTGIFSVIGALQLYSEPTTLKPMTDIISQTWVPLMTIYRNAFLTDDLPGAAALSVLLAVGTVALSGLVLWISNRRTKGAQS; this is encoded by the coding sequence ATGACGCTCACTCCCGCCCCGCCGGCGGCGGTCGTCGCGCAGACGCGCACCGCCCCGCCGCGCAAGAGGTCGCGCTCCCGGACCCGCTTCGCCCCCTACCTGTTCGTCGGTCCGGCTGTCGTGTTGTTCGTGCTGTTCATGCTGGTGCCGATCATCTACGCGGCCTACCTGAGCTTCACGTCGTACAAGATCCAGGGCGGCGGCATCCTCGGAACCAAGTCGCTGGTCTTCGCCGGGTTCGACAACTATGTCTCCGTGCTCACCGACCCCGCCCTGGCCAGTGGCTTCTGGCACCTGGGGCTCTACTCGGCCATCGCGGTGCCGCTCACCCTCGGGCTCGCGCTGCTCTTCGCCCTGCTGCTGGACACCCCCGGCGTGCGGGCGACCCGGTTCGGGCAGACCGCCATCTTCATCCCCTACGCGGTTCCCGGCGTGATCGCCGCACTGCTCTGGGGCTTCATGTACCTGCCCTCCACCAGCCCGTTCTCGTACATCACCAAGGCCCTGGGCTGGGGACCGATCCCGTTCCTCGAGTCCTCGGGCATCTTCGGCTCCATCGCCAACATCGCCGTGTGGGGCGGGGTGGGATTCAACATGATCATCATCTACACGTCCCTCCGCAGCATCCCCGCCGAGATCTACGAGGCCGCCCGCATCGACGGCGCCAATGAGCGCCAGATCGCGTTGCGCGTCAAGATCCCGCTGGTCATCCCGGCGCTCCTGCTCACCGGGATCTTCTCGGTGATCGGCGCCCTGCAGCTATACAGCGAACCCACCACGCTCAAACCGATGACCGACATCATCAGCCAGACCTGGGTTCCGCTGATGACCATCTATCGCAACGCCTTCCTGACCGATGACCTGCCCGGCGCGGCCGCACTGTCCGTGCTGCTGGCCGTCGGCACCGTCGCGCTGTCCGGCCTGGTGCTGTGGATCAGCAACCGTCGCACCAAGGGAGCACAGTCATGA